The proteins below come from a single Leopardus geoffroyi isolate Oge1 chromosome D3, O.geoffroyi_Oge1_pat1.0, whole genome shotgun sequence genomic window:
- the TYMS gene encoding thymidylate synthase, protein MPAPGSDLQRPPAQPAEQKRGAEPQPQPQPQPPPHGELQYLGQVEHILRCGFQKDDRTGTGTLSVFGMQARYSLRDEFPLLTTKRVFWKGVLEELLWFIKGSTNAKELSSKGVKIWDANGSRNFLDSLGFSNREEGDLGPVYGFQWRHFGAEYKDKDSDYSGQGVDQLQKVIDTIKTNPDDRRIILCGWNPKDLPLMALPPCHALCQFYVVNGELSCQLYQRSGDMGLGVPFNIASYSLLTYMIAHITGLKPGDFIHTLGDAHIYLNHIEPLKMQLQREPRPFPKLRILRKVETIDDFKAEDFQIEGYNPHPTIKMEMAV, encoded by the exons ATGCCCGCTCCCGGCTCCGATCTGCAGCGCCCGCCGGCGCAGCCCGCCGAGCAGAAGCGGGGCGCCGAaccgcagccgcagccgcagccgcagccgccaCCCCACGGGGAGCTGCAGTACCTGGGGCAGGTGGAGCACATCCTGCGCTGCGGGTTCCAGAAGGATGACCGCACCGGCACCGGCACGCTGTCGGTGTTCGGCATGCAGGCGCGCTACAGCCTGAGAG ATGAATTTCCTCTACTGACAACCAAGCGTGTATTCTGGAAGGGTGTTTTGGAGGAGTTGCTGTGGTTTATCAAG GGATCTACAAACGCTAAGGAACTGTCATCCAAGGGAGTGAAAATCTGGGATGCCAATGGGTCCCGAAACTTCTTGGACAGCCTAGGATTCTCCAACAGAGAAGAAGGGGATTTAGGCCCAGTTTATGGCTTTCAGTGGAGGCATTTTGGGGCAGAATATAAAGATAAGGATTCAG ATTATTCAGGTCAAGGAGTAGATCAACTGCAAAAGGTGATTGACACAATTAAAACCAACCCCGATGACAGAAGAATCATCCTGTGTGGTTGGAATCCAAAAG ATCTTCCTCTGATGGCCCTACCTCCGTGCCATGCTCTTTGCCAGTTCTACGTGGTGAACGGTGAACTGTCCTGCCAGCTGTACCAGAGGTCAGGAGACATGGGCCTGGGTGTGCCCTTCAACATCGCCAGCTACTCCCTGCTCACCTACATGATCGCACACATCACAGGCCTGAAG CCAGGTGACTTCATACATACTTTGGGAGATGCACATATTTACCTGAATCACATTGAGCCGCTAAAAATGCAG CTCCAGCGAGAACCAAGGCCTTTCCCAAAGCTCAGAATCCTTCGAAAAGTTGAGACAATTGATGACTTCAAGGCTGAAGACTTTCAGATTGAGGGGTACAATCCTCACCCCActattaaaatggaaatggctgtttaa